From the Lathyrus oleraceus cultivar Zhongwan6 chromosome 4, CAAS_Psat_ZW6_1.0, whole genome shotgun sequence genome, one window contains:
- the LOC127136761 gene encoding squalene epoxidase 1 — protein MCFVQEGPSTKTEEGAGVAGATLAYTLGKDGRRVHVIERDLSEPDRIVGELLQPGGYLKLLELGLEDCVDEINAQRIFGYALYKDGKNTKLSYPLENFDSGVPGRSFQNGHFIQQVREKASSLPNVKLEQRTVTSLLEENGTIKGVNYKNKSGQEFTTKAPLTIVCDGCFSNLRRSLCNPKVEVPSHFVGLILENCNLPYENHGHVILGDPSPILFYPISSTEIRCLVDVSGQKLPSVGNGEMANYLKTVVAPQVPLELYTSFIAAIDKGNIRSMLLAAFIRMLESMKLL, from the exons ATGTGCTTTGTTCAAGAGGGACCAAGCACGAAAACCG AAGAAGGTGCTGGTGTTGCTGGTGCTACTCTTGCTTATACACTTGGAAAGGATGGACGGCGAGTGCATGTGATTGAAAGAGACTTGAGTGAACCAGATAGGATTGTGGGTGAATTGTTACAACCTGGTGGATATCTAAAGTTACTTGAGTTGGGTCTTGAAGATTGTGTGGATGAAATTAATGCACAAAGAATCTTTGGCTATGCTCTTTATAAGGATGGGAAAAACACCAAGTTGTCTTATCCCTTAGAAAATTTTGACTCTGGTGTACCTGGAAGAAGCTTTCAAAATGGTCATTTCATACAACAAGTGCGAGAAAAGGCTTCATCTCTTCCAAATGTAAAATTAGAACAAAGAACCGTCACGTCTTTACTCGAAGAAAATGGAACCATCAAAGGGGTAAACTATAAAAACAAGAGTGGACAAGAGTTTACAACAAAGGCTCCTCTCACCATAGTATGTGATGGTTGTTTTTCTAACTTGAGACGCTCTCTTTGTAATCCTAAGGTTGAAGTTCCTTCTCATTTTGTTGGATTGATATTGGAGAATTGTAACCTTCCATATGAAAATCATGGACATGTTATCTTGGGTGATCCTTCGCCAATTTTGTTTTATCCTATAAGTAGTACCGAGATTCGATGTTTGGTCGATGTGTCTGGCCAAAAACTACCTTCTGTTGGTAATGGTGAAATGGCTAATTATTTGAAAACTGTGGTAGCACCTCAG GTTCCTCTGGAGCTGTATACTTCTTTTATAGCAGC